Below is a window of Carnobacterium inhibens subsp. inhibens DSM 13024 DNA.
TTAGGTACGAAACAACTTCTTGAAGATACTTATCAGGTTGAGGTGGATACAGGTAACCCTGAGGATATAAAATCTTTAATAGGGATAGAGATTGAAGAAGTACAATAGATTCCAAAAAGTAAAAGAACAGTTTATATTCTTTATAATAAAAATCCTATTACAAAAAACGATGTATACTTATGTCCAAGAAAATTAAGGCAGAGGTATAGGAGATGCGGATGGTTTCTTGGACTCTTTAATTATTTTAATAAGTTATCAAAAGTAACAAATCATTCAGATTATAAGCAGAGGTGAGTATAGTGAAAAAAAATATTTTTATATGGGGATGTATACTTACAACCGTATTTATACCTACCCTATTAGGGGACGATATTGAAAAAATAAAAATAAGATTTATAGCTTTTTACGTGTTAACAATTATAGCATTGGTTTCAAATTCAGCTCAAATAAATAAAAAAAATAATAAATAATTTTACAATCGGCGTTATAAAAAAGGTATAACTAATATTTTGTAGTTTTTTTACTTATATATCGATTGCTTTTAGTAGAATGAACGTTAGTAATACGATTAGATACACGAAATGTATAGAATCGTGTATCTAGAAATTTGTATTAACAAGGTTCTTTAATTTTTTTATATTTAATCAAAGTAGAACAACTCTTCAAATTTTTTATCTAAAGCGATACATAATATCAATGCTAATTTTGCTGTAGGAACAAACACACATCTCTCTATTGAACCAATCGTATTTCTAGAAACACCGATCATATCTGCGAGTTGTTGTTGAGAAAGCCCTAATTCTCTACGGGTGTCCTTTAAATGATTTTTCAGTACTAAATCTGTCTCTTCTGAATAATTTTTATCTTGTTTACTCATATTGTTTCGATCACATACCAAACTAAGAACGCAATTCCAATAAAACCAGTAACAATACCATATACCAAGGTATCTTTTTCTTTCGTTTGCTTATAACGATTAAAGCTATGAAAAGATAAAAAAGATAATGGGATTGCACCAGTATCTCCAAACGGCAAATTCATATATATTTTATAGATAGTTATAAGCATGATTAACATAGCCATAGCAAAGAAACCTTTCTCATCACTCATATTATTGATATGGTCGTTGCCTTCATCTTTTTTTTCATTTCGGTAACTGTTTAATATCTTTTCTTTTTTCATAATTATCCTCCTTTTATAATGACAAGTTTATTTGTCTGAATAAAGAATAACTCAGACAAGTACGCTTGTCAATGCTGCTCTTTATTTGAACAATCTTTTGATACATGAAATTAGATAGATTCATATATCGAGAATAGTAAAAAACACCAAACGAGTGTAAAGATATCTTTACACTCGTTTGGTGTTTTGTCATTATATATGTAAAGATATCTTTACTTAAATTAGGAGGTTCAATTAATGAATGTGATTAACCATATACGAGATATCCGTCAAAAGAAAGGAATAACTCAAATGAAAATGGCTGAGGATCTACAAGTTACTCGGCAAACTATAAATGCAATTGAAAAGAATAAGTATAATCCTAGTTTAGAGTTAGCACTAAAATTAATAGCATATTTTGATATGCCAATCGATGAAATATTTATTTTAGAGGAGGATAATAAATGAGCATAAAAGACAGAGAAGTAAGTGTGCAACAATTAACAAAATGGGTACCATATTATCTTATTACCTGTACGTTTCTAGGTGCAGTTTTGGGTTCATTTCTTATTTACTACTTTCAAGGTGAGTTTCCATATGAAGTTCTTACTGCTGGCCTAGTAGCAACTCTCTTTTTGACAGTCATTGAAGTAATAAAGCAAAAGAAAAAGAAAAATAATATCCCTGACGCAGACGAACGAGTTATTAAAAATATTTCTCGATTTTTTGCATATACGTCACATATTCTTACAAGTATTTTATTTATTTCTCTAGGAGTTTTTACACTTTTAGGTAAGGAATCTATTTCAATTTTTTATTTATGGATTCTTTTCTTCTCTTACATCTGGATTGTAGGAATAGGAGCTCTTATCATTAAAAGAAAGTAGTCGCGTTTAAGATAATAGTTAATTTTTATTAATACATGAAATTGGATAAAGTTATGTGTTCAGAACCTTGTTCTATCAGGGTTCTTTTTTTATAGAATTATACGATAATTCTACCATTTCAAAATTTTTAATGGTTATGACCACAGTAAAACGATAAAAAAATCTGCTAATTCATTTAAACTATTGTATCTACTCTAATGAATGATATAATTTACTTGTTGTAATATATATTTGTCATATCAGGAGGAATAATATGGCTAAGAATTTAAGATTAAAGGCAGCACGAGCAAAGAATGATCTATCTCAACAGCAATTGGCAGATGCTGTCAATGTTACTCGACAGACCATCAGCGCTATTGAAAGAGGAGATTACAATCCGACAATCAATTTGTGTAGAGAGATTTGTAAAAAATTGGATTTAACTTTAAACGATTTATTTTGGGAGGAATAAACATGAAACAATACGATGAATACCAGAAATTAATGAGATATAAATATGGCTATTATTCGTTTATTTATTTAATCAGTCTATTAGCACTAAATTATATCCTTGGCTTATTTTTTAATTTTCAATGGGGAGCAACCAAAGAGACAGAGATGTTGATTATAATGTTTGTAGTCGCCATCTTTTTTGCGAATATAAGTGTCTATCATAATGCCTATTTTCGTAAAAAAGATGATAAAAAAGGCTACTCTTGGCTACTTTTAATTGTAGGATTGTTAGGCCTATATACAACTTATCAAACTTTTTTAGTTAGACCTGAAGAAATAATGATAAATGGAAAAATAAATGAAGGCGCTACTCAATTTTTTTCAGGAATTCTGTTTGTATCTATCCCCATTACTTACTTTATAAAAAATAAAATAGATGAAAAAAGAGAGAGAAAAGAAGGGTAAATATTCAGAAAGTAAATAATACATGAAATTAGACATACTCGTGTATCATTAAACTTATAGAATTATAGTTTTATATTGTTCTAATTATCTTTAAAAGATTTTCGATGGTTACTAACACGATGGTTTTAAAGGGCTTGGGGCAAGATCAAGGCGTTTTTTTCGTCGTTGATGTCGGAAAAATATGGCATGTCCGAAGCAGCAAGAAATCAATGGGTCAAAAAACTAGAAACGAATCTTTATGAGCTTCGCTCAAAAGTAAGTTCAAATATCCAACGGGTATTTTATTTTCATGTGGTTGATAACCGGTATGTTATTACGCATGTTTTTACGAAAAAAACCGATAAAACACCCGAAAATGAGAAGAAACGTGCACGAGAGATCCGAAAAAAATTTATGGAGGAATAACTAATGGAGACAAGTACAGTAAGTAGCTATATTTCTCGTCGACGTGCAAAAGACAAGAGTTTTGAAGAAGCCTTTGTGGGTGAAAGTGAACGCTTAGAAGTCGCTGTTGCTTTAAAAACGTTGAGAGAAACCGAAGGATTGACGCAACGACAATTGGCCGAAAAAGTTGAAAAACCCCAATCTACGATTGCACGTATTGAAAACGGAAATATGAATGTGACGTTTAAGACGATGAATGACATCGCTAAAGCATTTGATAAAGTTATCGAAGTTAAATTTGTATAGCTAATAGAAAAAGTTCCTCACAATCAGACTAAAGAGACTGATTGTGAGGAACTTTTTCTAGTTATTTAAGAATCACTTTCCAATAACTTACGGGTACGATAACGAAAGAACATAGAGCTAGCATAATAAGAGAAAAGACAAATCCATACTATGTTGGGAATACGATTTGATAAAGAGCCACCTAGCAAAAATAAAGTAATTAAAATATGTAACATTTCGTTTGAAATGACTAACGATTTAAATTTTTTCTCTTTTTCTTTATTTTCTGATAAATTTTTGAGTTGATCTGGAAAGATAGAAGCCACAGTGAAATAACGTACAAAAATTGAAGTGTATTTTCCTGACAAAACTTTGAAAATACTAACTAAATCCCAACTTATCATTAGTATAACAAGAAGATAAACTATGTAATCTATCAAAATAAAGCCTCCTTTTCAATTTAAAATAGGTAATAATGATACTAGTAGATAAATAATACCTCCTACTACACATCCTAGGAAAAAAATAATTAGATTCCTTCTATTTTTCATTTTAAAACCTCCCATAAATAAGGCTATCACAATTAAAAAAGTAATTAGTAGAACGATAAAATCTTAATTATATTATCACTAATTTTAATACACGTATAAATTTGCTTGAATTAATGTACTTAGAACCTGTTTTACTAATTTTTTTTTATATTAGTATGCTTCAAGGAGCAAATCCATAATATAAAATTTCAAAGATAGGTTGTCCCAGTATTAAAATTCCAACTATTGCACCTACATAAAAAAACTGGAAGATTCTTTTCAATAAGGGGAATTGATCTTGTGCGCCTATTTTTTTTAGTCCATACCATGCAAAAACGAGTAATAAGGGTATGAATAACAAAAAATATGAAATATTAACAAATGTAGCAAATCTTTCAAACCTTTCAAATCCTTTATTATGGATAGTTTGTAAATCAATAAATTTTCTTATCCAAAGGAAGAGAAATGACAGCTGCAGAAGACAAGCAAAAATAGTAATACTATAATTAATGGGCTTCTTTTCTTTTCTGACTAATAAATAAATAATTCCAATATAAATGATACTTAATAGAATCGCGTAAAATGGTTTAAAGATGAACAATAATACCGCCTCTTTTCTTTAGCTAAACACTATTAATTTTATCTCATTATATTTAACACACATATTCTAAAAAATAGTTTTATTTACTGATCTTATTTCTTTTAGATAGTAGTGAAAAAATACCTAATATAATACTTACGAATACAATAATATATAATTCTTTGTAAGTAATACTAATGATTGAGTTGTTTTTTACAAAGAAATAGTTATATAAAATTAAAAGAAGAAAAAAATTTGCCATAAGGCTCGACGTTTTTTCAAAAAAAAGTTGTATAACATTAAAGTAATTTTACTTCATATGTAACCATCCTCTCAACTATAGAAAAACTTACTTTGTCTCCAGTATTATCTCTTATCTTAATTGAAAAGTAACGCACTCCTTGGTTTACAACTAGCAACCATTGGTTTACATTTATCAAATAAGGACTCTATTGTTTAAAAAGCAATAGAGTCCTTATTACATTAAATCCAAGATTCTACATAAAATCATGTAAACAGAACCTTAATTTACCAAGTTTCTGTTTATTTTTGATATTTGTCCTTATTCTTGGAAATAACCATAATTATAAACAAGAAACATACTAAAGTTAAAGCCATATAAAGTGCACTCCTTATGTTATATTTTGCTTAAAACAAAAAAATTGTAATACATGAAATTGCTTAAAAACGTGTATCTAAGACCTTTATAAAATAGGGATTCTTATTTGCTCAAATGATCAATATACTGTTTAGCTTCAAGTAACCCAGCTCCAGTAGCCAATCTATATTCTTTAATAGCCTTAATTTTTTCTCCCTTTGAGATAAGCTCTAAAACAATTATTTTTAGTTCATTATTTGTTGGATCGGGTAAATCAACATGCTTACTGATAGTAGTCAATTTCGTTTTTATAAGATCAACTTCTGTCTTTAACTGTCTAATGCTTGAAGTAAGGGATATTATTATTGCAATAAGTAAAAAAATAACTATATTATTCATTTTTTAAACTCCTTATAATTATTATTTTTATGTAACTTTATAGATATTGATATTGTCGCTAATTTTTTTACTTTATTCAAGAGACCATGTTTGATTAAATTTCGTTATTGAGTAAATGTCATAATAGTGTATCTAGAATCTAGTTAAATCAAAGTTAGTTTAGACAATATTCTAAACTACAAAACACCCTAATATAATAATAAGTGCTGCTGAAATATAATTTAGTTTTTTAAACATAAAACGACCTTTTTTATTTGCCACTGAGTCCCTCATAATAGCTTAGCAAACATATTCTATGCCAAAATAAACAGCAAGTGCAACTATTCCTATGAACGGAATAGATAACAGCACTACTAAAGACACCTTTGGTAGAAGCATAGGTTTAAAATTTTTGTTATTCAAAAAATAATAGATTATCGGCATCGCTATCACAATTCCTATTACAGGACTTATAGTTAACAATAGATCAAATTCATAAGGAGAAAAAAAGCTGCTGACCAGATTGATTCCAAGACTAAATAGGATCATTTGAACTAATAAGGATTTAAAAGTGACAATTCTTATTTCTATCTTTTTATTCCGTTCCATTCGAATTCCCCCTTTTTTTTATAAATAATATTTAAATATTATTATTGCTCCTTTTTTAATGTAATATATTTGGATATAATTCTTAACTAGATAGACTTATCTAGTTTTTACTCTATTTACTTATCACTCTATTTCAAGGAGCAAATCCATAATATGAAATTTCAAAAATAGGTTGTCCTAGTATTAAAATTCCAATTAACGCACCTATATAAAAAATTACGAATATTATTTTTAATGAAAAGAACTGATCTTGGACTAATATTTTTTTACTTCCATACCAAGCAAAAATGAGTAATAAGGGTACAAATAACACAAAATATGAAATAGTAACAAATGTAGAAAAATTTGCATACGCCTGAAATCCTACATTTTGGCTAGTCATTAAAAAGATAGATTTTTTGAACCAGAGAAACAGAAAGGATAACTGAAGAATACATGCCAACATAGTAAGATTATAATTAATATACTTTTTTTCTTTTCTAACTAATAAATAAATACTTCCAACATAAAAAATTCCTAATAAAACCGCGTAAAATGGTTGATATAAAAACAATAATACCGCCTCTTTTCTTTACCAAAACACTATTAATTTTATCATACTATTTTAAATACGCACATTTTAAAAAAGTGTTTCTATGCAGAAGCATATACATTGGGTAATATAATATTAAATACATGAAATGATATAAAAATATGTATTTAGAACCTTGTTAAATCAAGGTTTTTTTAAGTAATTATAACCTAATCTTGCTGTTTGGTACGTAGGTAATAAATGTAAATATAGGGTATAAGAATGCAAATAAAACTTATTCCTCCTACGATTAATCCATTTATTGGACCAGATTTACCCGTGAAGGGGACAAAAATTCCAATTGCCATAGAAATAAGTGCAATAATAACGATGGAGATAATAAGGCTTCTTTTAGGAGCTTTTTTACGAACTTCATGATCTACACTAATATTCATGGAGAATAATGTTAATGCAGTAGTTGAAACGATAAAAACAAACCATAATGGGCTTTTGTACATTACTTCTGATCCTCTAGTAATCCAGTCATATCCTAATATACTTAAGATACCT
It encodes the following:
- a CDS encoding helix-turn-helix transcriptional regulator translates to MNVINHIRDIRQKKGITQMKMAEDLQVTRQTINAIEKNKYNPSLELALKLIAYFDMPIDEIFILEEDNK
- a CDS encoding helix-turn-helix transcriptional regulator, which gives rise to METSTVSSYISRRRAKDKSFEEAFVGESERLEVAVALKTLRETEGLTQRQLAEKVEKPQSTIARIENGNMNVTFKTMNDIAKAFDKVIEVKFV
- a CDS encoding helix-turn-helix transcriptional regulator produces the protein MAKNLRLKAARAKNDLSQQQLADAVNVTRQTISAIERGDYNPTINLCREICKKLDLTLNDLFWEE
- a CDS encoding helix-turn-helix transcriptional regulator, with translation MSKQDKNYSEETDLVLKNHLKDTRRELGLSQQQLADMIGVSRNTIGSIERCVFVPTAKLALILCIALDKKFEELFYFD
- a CDS encoding DUF6442 family protein; its protein translation is MKKEKILNSYRNEKKDEGNDHINNMSDEKGFFAMAMLIMLITIYKIYMNLPFGDTGAIPLSFLSFHSFNRYKQTKEKDTLVYGIVTGFIGIAFLVWYVIETI
- a CDS encoding type II toxin-antitoxin system RelE/ParE family toxin, with amino-acid sequence MKAFFSSLMSEKYGMSEAARNQWVKKLETNLYELRSKVSSNIQRVFYFHVVDNRYVITHVFTKKTDKTPENEKKRAREIRKKFMEE